ACCCATCCTGCTTACCGATAACCGCTCCTCCACCTTCTTCAAGGCCGCAGAAGACGAGTTGAAAACCGTCAGCCTGCACTGAACTTTCATCGATAATGATTGACTGAAAACACCCTGCGCAATGCCTTGCGCAGGGTGTTTTGATTCGCACTTTGAGTGAAAATCAGAGCGCCTTTGCAGAGGATTGAGCCTGTAACCGGCCACGGCAGGACCTGCCTTATTCAAGCCTGAATATTTCAAAGCTTTTATGCAGTTGAGATACTCGAAATCTTTTCCAGTCAGGAAAACTCGCGGCTCTTCAAGAGCCTTGGATTATGTTCTGCGGAAGGTCAAATAAGCCGATGAACGGCCCTCGCGACGGGCTTTGGCCTCATAGCGCGTGCCTGGCCAGCCCTCGTAGGGCGTCAACCAATCGGCGGAGCTTTCGGCCAGCCAATCAAAACCGCCATGGTTGCGGCAATGCAGCAGCGTCCAGTTCACATAGGTATCAATGTCTGAGGCAAAGCAGAAGATCGCTCCCGGCTTCAGCACACGGTGAAACCGCTCCAGGTTGACTTGCGAGACGAAACGGCGCTTCCAATGTTTGCGCTTTGGCCAGGGGTCAGCGTAGAGAAGATCGATCTGATCGATCGATGACGCCGGCAGCCAGTCCAGCAATTGCGTCGCGTCATCGTCATAGACCCGGATATTGGGCAGCCCCTCCTCCTCGATCACAGCCAGCAACTTGGCCATGGA
This region of Agrobacterium vitis genomic DNA includes:
- the trmB gene encoding tRNA (guanine(46)-N(7))-methyltransferase TrmB — encoded protein: MTTDRRSRATEAFFGRRKGKPLRDQQVERMTHLLPERKLELGSAAPGDLKTLFPVPVQRIRLEIGFGGGEHLAHRARHDATTGFIGVEPFVNSMAKLLAVIEEEGLPNIRVYDDDATQLLDWLPASSIDQIDLLYADPWPKRKHWKRRFVSQVNLERFHRVLKPGAIFCFASDIDTYVNWTLLHCRNHGGFDWLAESSADWLTPYEGWPGTRYEAKARREGRSSAYLTFRRT